From a single Paenibacillus sp. FSL R5-0345 genomic region:
- a CDS encoding MMPL family transporter translates to MKGMSGYGKWVAGKKTKWITLLVWIVLVGALTLLWPAVNSQVANNAPNLPDDAQSIQATAIAEQEFPSGSGVPALLVWHREGGLSQDDLVHITAVYNKLEQQPLPHQNFVPPLGKLPPQALQASLSEDLSTLVTPVLFDKTADSDQLGEAVTEMKKIINTETGGDPSAAKVDGKDLSLRVTGPVGISIDASGLFQNADVSLLIATVMLVLVFLLVIYRSPILAFIPLIAVGFAYGVTSPILGKMAQEGWITVDSQAVSIMTVLLFGAGTDYCLFLISRFRQLLKIEQSKSRALLRSITDASGAIAMSGFTVVLALFALLLAKYGAYHRFAIPFSVSIFIMGIASLTLVPALLAIFGRTSFFPFIPRTPQMEVERAKAKGKPAPEPKVSHKKGIGGFVVSRPWAIVGVTVIGLGILASFSSGIKFTYDILSSFPKNMESREGFDLIGKQFSPGELAPAKLIIDTKGQASGEDLKVILGGLTYVDTVSDAQQGAVNKDILGFDLEFKNNPYSLEAMGHIPALLATAEQALIDVGVENPADHVWVSGQTATQYDTKKIGDRDTDLIIPVVIGLITLLLLIYLRSIVATIYLVGTVILSFFSALGLGWIIIHYVMGADAIQGAIPLYSFVFLVALGEDYNIFMISNIWKKRKTMPLKQAIAEGVNETSSVITSAGLILAGTFAVLASLPIQVLVQFGIITALGILLDTFVVRPFLVPAITTLFGRWAFWPGKHQEVEEALPRGSEQ, encoded by the coding sequence ATGAAGGGAATGTCAGGCTACGGTAAATGGGTGGCAGGAAAAAAGACGAAATGGATTACTCTTCTCGTATGGATAGTGCTAGTAGGTGCACTTACCCTATTATGGCCTGCAGTGAATTCTCAAGTTGCTAATAATGCGCCCAATCTCCCAGATGATGCACAATCAATACAGGCAACAGCCATTGCAGAACAAGAATTTCCAAGTGGAAGCGGAGTACCTGCATTGCTTGTATGGCATAGAGAAGGTGGGCTTTCGCAAGACGATTTAGTACATATCACTGCTGTATACAACAAGTTGGAGCAGCAACCGTTACCCCATCAGAACTTTGTTCCCCCACTAGGGAAGCTGCCGCCGCAGGCACTGCAAGCCTCATTATCTGAGGATCTTAGTACACTGGTAACCCCGGTGCTTTTTGATAAAACGGCAGATAGTGATCAGCTCGGTGAAGCTGTGACAGAAATGAAGAAGATCATAAACACAGAGACGGGTGGAGACCCCTCCGCGGCTAAGGTAGATGGAAAAGACCTGAGTTTACGTGTTACGGGTCCAGTGGGCATCTCTATAGATGCTTCAGGCCTGTTTCAGAACGCTGACGTTTCCTTGTTAATTGCTACGGTTATGCTTGTGCTGGTGTTCTTATTAGTGATTTATCGTTCGCCGATCTTGGCGTTTATCCCTCTTATTGCAGTTGGATTCGCTTATGGTGTAACGAGTCCGATTCTTGGGAAAATGGCGCAAGAAGGCTGGATCACCGTAGATTCGCAGGCAGTCTCCATCATGACGGTTCTGTTGTTCGGTGCGGGTACGGATTATTGTTTATTCCTGATCTCGCGATTCCGTCAGCTTCTGAAGATAGAGCAAAGCAAAAGTCGCGCCCTGCTTCGTTCCATTACCGATGCTTCAGGGGCTATCGCTATGAGTGGCTTCACTGTCGTGCTCGCGCTGTTTGCGTTATTGCTGGCTAAGTATGGAGCTTATCATCGCTTTGCAATACCGTTCAGCGTGTCGATTTTCATTATGGGAATTGCTAGCTTAACGCTTGTACCTGCACTGTTGGCGATCTTCGGACGGACCTCGTTCTTCCCATTCATTCCGCGTACTCCGCAAATGGAGGTTGAACGGGCCAAGGCTAAAGGCAAACCTGCTCCAGAACCAAAAGTCTCCCATAAAAAAGGGATTGGCGGATTTGTAGTTTCCAGGCCTTGGGCTATCGTAGGCGTGACCGTTATCGGACTAGGGATTCTGGCTTCGTTCTCTAGTGGAATCAAATTCACGTATGATATCCTTTCTTCTTTTCCTAAAAATATGGAGTCCCGCGAAGGGTTTGATCTCATCGGTAAGCAGTTTTCCCCGGGAGAACTAGCTCCTGCTAAGCTGATTATTGATACTAAGGGGCAAGCAAGTGGAGAGGATCTCAAAGTCATTCTCGGAGGGCTCACCTATGTGGACACGGTTTCCGACGCTCAGCAGGGTGCTGTGAACAAGGATATTCTGGGTTTCGATCTCGAATTTAAGAACAATCCTTATTCACTTGAAGCGATGGGGCATATTCCAGCCCTTCTAGCAACGGCAGAGCAAGCGCTGATTGATGTAGGGGTTGAGAATCCTGCGGATCATGTTTGGGTAAGCGGTCAGACAGCAACTCAGTATGATACCAAAAAAATCGGAGATCGTGATACGGATCTGATTATCCCTGTGGTCATTGGGCTGATCACCTTGCTGTTATTGATATATCTGCGTTCCATAGTGGCAACCATTTATCTGGTTGGAACGGTCATTCTCTCCTTCTTCTCTGCACTTGGCTTAGGCTGGATTATTATTCACTATGTGATGGGGGCAGATGCCATTCAGGGAGCGATCCCGCTTTATTCCTTTGTATTCCTGGTGGCACTTGGAGAAGATTACAACATCTTTATGATCTCGAATATTTGGAAAAAGCGTAAAACCATGCCGCTTAAGCAGGCGATTGCAGAAGGTGTAAATGAGACTAGCTCGGTAATTACCTCGGCGGGCCTTATTCTGGCAGGTACTTTCGCTGTATTAGCTAGCTTACCGATTCAGGTGCTTGTGCAATTTGGTATCATTACCGCTCTAGGTATTCTGCTTGATACCTTCGTAGTTCGTCCGTTTCTTGTCCCCGCGATTACGACGCTGTTTGGTCGATGGGCATTCTGGCCGGGGAAACATCAAGAGGTGGAGGAAGCTCTCCCTCGTGGTAGTGAGCAATAA
- a CDS encoding ABC transporter ATP-binding protein, whose amino-acid sequence MIKLFKQLKPFRVAIGAVLILVFLQSMGDLYLPTLMSDIVDKGIVQGDRTYIWKIGSFMLLVAGGGALCSVIASYLSAKVAAGFGKLTRARVFNHVENFTLHEFDKLGTASLITRTTNDITQVQTVLTMMLRMMIGAPMMMIGGIIMAVSEDAKLSLIFVVVIPVLVGAIFFIGMKGLPLFKAIQVKLDKLNLVLREHLTGIRVIRSFNRIDHENKRFSEANRDLTDTAIKVNKIMAGLMPLMMIVMNFSMIAILYFGGIRIGDGDLQVGSLMAFIQYAMQIMFSLIMVSMMFVLIPRASASALRINEVLDMRPEFTDPSESELQTTAQATKKDGRDHMRGFVEFDNVSFSYPGAEQPALSKISFSARPGEVTAIIGGTGSGKSTLLSLIPRFYDVNEGAVRVNGVDVREMTQEELRSKIGYIPQKAVLFSGTINENIRYGKEDATDEEIIHAAKVAQAYDFVSAMKDGFDSEIAQGGSNVSGGQKQRLSIARALVRKPQVYLFDDSFSALDFKTDAKLRAALKDETTESTVLIVAQRVSTVMDADRIIVIDEGEIAGMGTHRELLASSDVYREIVSSQLSEEEIA is encoded by the coding sequence TTGATTAAATTATTTAAACAACTGAAGCCATTTCGAGTAGCTATTGGTGCTGTATTAATTCTTGTGTTCTTGCAGTCCATGGGCGACTTATACCTCCCTACGCTGATGTCCGACATCGTGGACAAAGGGATTGTTCAAGGGGACCGTACTTATATTTGGAAAATAGGTAGCTTCATGCTTCTAGTTGCAGGGGGCGGGGCGTTATGTTCAGTCATTGCCAGTTACTTATCGGCAAAAGTGGCAGCGGGGTTCGGTAAACTTACCCGTGCTCGTGTGTTTAACCATGTAGAGAATTTTACGCTGCATGAGTTCGATAAGCTCGGTACTGCATCCTTAATTACACGTACAACGAATGATATTACGCAGGTGCAGACTGTACTTACCATGATGCTGCGTATGATGATTGGTGCACCGATGATGATGATTGGTGGTATCATCATGGCGGTTTCTGAAGATGCGAAATTATCCTTGATCTTCGTAGTAGTAATTCCGGTACTCGTAGGCGCAATTTTCTTCATCGGGATGAAGGGATTACCGTTGTTTAAAGCGATACAGGTTAAGCTGGATAAATTAAATCTGGTGCTGCGTGAACATTTGACAGGTATCCGTGTTATCCGTTCATTTAACCGAATTGATCATGAGAATAAGCGCTTCTCCGAGGCTAACCGTGATCTGACAGACACAGCGATCAAAGTAAATAAAATTATGGCCGGTTTAATGCCGCTTATGATGATTGTTATGAACTTTTCCATGATCGCAATTCTTTACTTTGGTGGAATCCGGATTGGTGACGGCGATTTACAAGTCGGCTCACTGATGGCATTTATTCAATATGCGATGCAAATTATGTTCTCCCTGATTATGGTATCGATGATGTTCGTGTTGATTCCTCGTGCGTCAGCTTCTGCCTTGCGTATCAATGAAGTGCTCGATATGCGGCCGGAGTTCACAGATCCTTCAGAGAGTGAATTGCAAACAACGGCTCAAGCTACTAAAAAAGATGGCCGTGATCATATGCGTGGTTTTGTTGAATTTGATAATGTTTCCTTTTCTTATCCTGGCGCGGAACAACCTGCACTTTCGAAAATTAGCTTCAGTGCTCGTCCGGGTGAAGTTACTGCCATTATCGGCGGTACAGGTTCGGGTAAATCTACGCTGCTTAGCTTGATTCCAAGGTTCTATGATGTCAATGAAGGTGCGGTTCGTGTGAACGGGGTAGATGTACGTGAAATGACACAAGAAGAGCTACGGAGCAAAATTGGTTACATTCCTCAAAAAGCGGTATTGTTCTCAGGTACGATTAACGAAAACATTCGCTACGGTAAAGAGGATGCTACCGATGAAGAAATTATTCATGCAGCCAAGGTAGCTCAAGCCTACGATTTCGTGTCAGCCATGAAAGATGGGTTTGATTCTGAAATTGCTCAAGGCGGAAGTAATGTCTCCGGTGGTCAGAAACAGCGGTTGTCCATTGCACGTGCTCTTGTGAGAAAACCTCAAGTTTATCTGTTTGACGACAGCTTCTCTGCACTTGATTTCAAAACAGATGCTAAGCTTCGCGCGGCACTCAAAGATGAAACCACGGAATCCACTGTTCTAATCGTAGCTCAACGGGTTAGTACCGTTATGGATGCCGACCGGATTATTGTTATTGATGAGGGTGAAATCGCCGGAATGGGCACTCACCGTGAACTGCTCGCGAGCAGTGATGTGTACCGCGAGATCGTATCCTCGCAGCTGTCAGAGGAGGAAATAGCATGA
- a CDS encoding ABC transporter ATP-binding protein, producing the protein MSEQNNKPVAPRAHKGPGPGGGPGMRMPAEKAKDFKGTLRRLIKYLRPRMVQLIIVLVMAIASTVFSIFSPKVMGKATTKLFEGAYGKLMGVEGASIDFGYINDILIILAGLYLLSALFSYIQQYVMAGVAQKVVFDMREQINSKLERLPLKYFDSRTHGEILSRATNDVDNISTTLQQSLTQLITSIVTIIGVIVMMLTISPWLTLITIVTLPLSFVVIMAISKRSQTYFVGQQKSLGQLNGHVEEMYTGHRIIKAFGREPQSLKDFDEINDKLYDSGWRAQFMSGMIMPLMMFIGNLGYVMICVVGGIFVTKKMIDVGDIQAFIQYSRQFTQPIAQTANIANIIQSTIASAERVFELLDEEEEVKEVNTTLAKLDEGTPEGSVEFRHVKFGYKEDAILIEDMNIEVSPGQTIAIVGPTGAGKTTLINLLMRFYELNDGEIIIDGVNITDMKRSDLRSKFGMVLQDTWLFNGTIRDNIAYGREGASEADVVRAAKAAHADHFIRTLPLGYNTVLNEEASNISQGQKQLITIARAILADPSILILDEATSSVDTRTELLIQKAMKALMQNRTSFVIAHRLSTIRDADLILVMNQGSVIEKGNHEELLAQGGFYADLYNSQFSEGDLDAG; encoded by the coding sequence ATGAGCGAACAAAACAATAAACCTGTAGCTCCGCGCGCCCACAAAGGTCCAGGACCTGGTGGCGGTCCTGGCATGAGGATGCCTGCGGAAAAGGCTAAAGACTTTAAGGGTACACTTCGTCGTCTGATTAAGTATTTAAGACCTCGTATGGTTCAATTAATCATCGTTTTGGTTATGGCTATTGCCAGTACTGTATTTAGTATTTTCAGCCCTAAAGTTATGGGTAAAGCAACAACTAAACTGTTCGAAGGTGCTTACGGAAAATTAATGGGAGTTGAGGGAGCCTCCATTGATTTTGGATACATTAATGATATCCTGATCATACTTGCCGGTCTGTATTTGCTTAGCGCTCTGTTCAGCTATATTCAGCAGTATGTAATGGCTGGTGTAGCTCAGAAGGTCGTTTTCGACATGCGTGAGCAGATTAACAGTAAGCTGGAACGGTTGCCTTTGAAATATTTTGATTCCCGTACTCATGGGGAAATTCTAAGCCGTGCTACGAATGATGTGGATAACATCAGTACTACACTGCAACAGAGCTTAACTCAACTGATTACTTCTATCGTCACCATTATCGGTGTCATTGTAATGATGCTTACCATCAGCCCATGGCTGACTTTGATTACAATTGTTACATTGCCACTCAGCTTCGTTGTGATTATGGCTATCTCCAAGCGCTCGCAGACTTATTTTGTTGGACAGCAGAAGTCACTCGGTCAGTTGAACGGTCATGTAGAAGAAATGTATACAGGTCACCGGATTATTAAAGCATTTGGTCGTGAGCCGCAATCCCTTAAGGATTTCGATGAAATTAATGATAAGCTTTACGATTCAGGCTGGCGTGCCCAATTCATGTCTGGTATGATTATGCCGCTCATGATGTTTATCGGTAACTTAGGTTATGTAATGATTTGTGTAGTCGGCGGTATCTTTGTTACTAAAAAAATGATCGATGTCGGGGATATTCAAGCTTTTATTCAGTATTCCCGTCAGTTCACCCAGCCGATTGCACAAACGGCTAACATTGCTAATATTATTCAATCCACTATTGCTTCTGCAGAACGGGTATTTGAGCTTCTGGATGAAGAAGAGGAAGTTAAGGAAGTTAATACTACGCTTGCGAAGCTTGATGAAGGTACTCCGGAAGGTTCCGTTGAGTTCCGTCATGTGAAATTCGGATATAAAGAAGATGCAATTCTGATTGAGGACATGAATATTGAGGTTAGTCCAGGTCAGACCATAGCGATTGTCGGTCCTACTGGTGCTGGTAAAACCACTCTGATTAACCTGTTGATGCGTTTCTACGAGCTCAACGATGGGGAAATTATCATTGATGGTGTGAACATTACCGATATGAAACGGAGTGATCTGCGCAGCAAATTTGGTATGGTGCTTCAGGATACCTGGCTGTTCAATGGTACGATCCGTGATAATATTGCTTACGGTCGTGAAGGTGCCTCAGAAGCTGATGTGGTGCGTGCGGCCAAGGCTGCTCATGCCGATCACTTTATTCGCACACTTCCGCTTGGCTACAATACGGTGTTAAATGAAGAAGCTTCTAACATTTCACAAGGGCAGAAGCAACTGATTACAATTGCTCGTGCCATTCTGGCCGATCCATCGATCCTTATCCTTGATGAAGCAACAAGCAGTGTCGACACACGGACAGAATTATTAATTCAAAAAGCAATGAAGGCATTGATGCAAAACAGAACCAGCTTCGTAATTGCTCACCGTCTTTCGACGATTCGAGATGCCGACCTGATCCTTGTTATGAATCAAGGTAGTGTAATCGAGAAGGGCAACCACGAGGAACTGCTTGCACAAGGCGGATTCTATGCTGATCTTTACAACAGTCAGTTCTCCGAAGGTGATTTGGACGCAGGCTAA